A DNA window from Microbaculum marinisediminis contains the following coding sequences:
- a CDS encoding lytic transglycosylase domain-containing protein: MSFFSSFGLSGGKPGDVGSALQYASRRTGVDVDYLKATAKRESNLDPQAKAPTSSATGLFQFIERTWLGMLKQAGGRHGYGELAEKIQPTAGGGYAVSDAAARRQILELREDPKAAALMAGEFTARNAETLQKALGRHASEGELYAAHFLGAGGAVELVRLVETAPGTPAAERFPAAARANRAIFYDSGRARTAREVYAKLTAGYDATPAVPQNATYLAFAPGRSTGDQAFHGLFRSDSQGLGPIGRMASSFWAGVSGKAEAHGMTRDPGSAMVETDRRTGQATIRLDAAPQADGRSDLRSDTRSASAARDTGEAGGRRSYGQWSADPSLPVR; the protein is encoded by the coding sequence ATGTCCTTTTTCTCCTCATTTGGATTGTCGGGCGGCAAACCGGGTGACGTCGGGTCGGCGTTGCAGTACGCAAGCCGGCGCACGGGCGTCGATGTCGACTATCTGAAGGCGACCGCCAAGCGCGAATCCAACCTCGATCCGCAGGCCAAGGCACCGACATCGTCGGCGACCGGGCTGTTCCAGTTCATCGAGCGCACCTGGCTCGGCATGCTCAAGCAGGCGGGCGGGCGCCACGGCTACGGCGAGCTGGCCGAGAAGATCCAGCCGACGGCCGGCGGCGGCTACGCTGTGAGCGACGCGGCGGCGCGCAGGCAGATCCTCGAGCTGCGGGAAGATCCGAAGGCGGCCGCGCTGATGGCGGGCGAGTTCACCGCCCGCAACGCGGAGACGCTGCAGAAGGCGCTCGGGCGGCATGCGAGCGAGGGCGAACTCTACGCGGCCCATTTCCTCGGGGCGGGGGGCGCGGTGGAGCTGGTGCGCCTCGTCGAGACGGCGCCGGGCACGCCCGCCGCCGAGCGGTTTCCGGCCGCCGCCAGGGCCAATCGCGCGATCTTCTACGACTCCGGCCGTGCGCGGACCGCCCGGGAGGTCTATGCCAAGCTCACCGCGGGCTACGACGCGACGCCGGCGGTGCCGCAGAACGCGACCTATCTCGCGTTCGCGCCCGGACGGTCGACGGGAGACCAGGCCTTCCACGGCCTGTTTCGCTCCGACAGCCAGGGGCTCGGGCCGATCGGTAGAATGGCGTCCAGTTTCTGGGCGGGCGTTTCCGGCAAGGCCGAGGCCCACGGCATGACCCGCGATCCGGGCTCGGCCATGGTGGAGACCGACCGCCGCACCGGCCAGGCGACGATTCGTCTCGACGCCGCGCCCCAGGCCGATGGGCGATCCGACCTGCGATCCGACACGCGATCCGCGTCCGCTGCCCGTGACACGGGCGAAGCCGGCGGGCGGCGCAGCTACGGGCAATGGTCCGCCGATCCGTCGCTGCCGGTGCGCTGA
- the cutA gene encoding divalent-cation tolerance protein CutA: protein MADRTDPIRLIYTTFGTLEDAERCGGVLVERRLAACVNILPRMISIYEWQGELSRDEEVAMWVKTRAGRLAATLEALSELHPYEVPAMITLAPEAVNAPYADWLRAQTAS, encoded by the coding sequence ATGGCCGACAGGACCGATCCGATCCGACTGATCTACACGACCTTCGGGACGCTGGAGGATGCCGAGCGCTGCGGCGGCGTGTTGGTCGAACGCAGGCTGGCGGCCTGCGTCAACATCCTGCCGCGCATGATCTCGATCTACGAGTGGCAGGGGGAGCTGTCCCGCGACGAGGAGGTGGCGATGTGGGTGAAGACACGGGCGGGGCGGCTTGCGGCCACGCTCGAGGCGCTTTCCGAGCTGCACCCCTACGAGGTGCCGGCGATGATCACGCTGGCGCCCGAAGCGGTGAATGCTCCCTATGCCGACTGGCTCAGGGCGCAGACGGCCTCATAG
- a CDS encoding DUF2336 domain-containing protein: MLVRVYLETPLDERNRADAIIALTAILDDPSARVRRVMAEGLADAPAAPPVVIRALAEDQADIAAIILSRSPVLRESELVDIVGGGYERARVAIATRPQVSVGLAAAIAEVGGPEACVALLDNPGASVTMTALRRMVDRHRHDATVRNALLERSELPVTLRQKLIDGLSDALGELVAFHDWMPPERAKKVMADARDRAVIDLAMTCEGARLRSLVDMLVSERRMTPALMIRALCLGNVQFVEEALSILSGTPVKRVLALLDDHSGRGLAALYRRAKLPAASLPALRAVVAVLREDAPDGSLRGQVRMGQRMLERALTLHQSFTKGEVDEFFALIGRLAAEAAREEARSEAGGYFRAA; encoded by the coding sequence GTGTTGGTGCGCGTTTATCTGGAAACGCCGCTGGACGAACGGAATAGGGCGGACGCGATCATCGCGCTGACGGCGATCCTCGACGACCCGTCGGCCCGGGTGCGCCGGGTCATGGCGGAAGGCCTGGCGGATGCGCCGGCCGCGCCGCCGGTGGTCATTCGCGCGCTCGCCGAGGATCAGGCCGATATCGCGGCCATCATCCTGTCGCGCTCGCCGGTGCTGCGGGAATCCGAACTGGTCGATATCGTCGGCGGCGGCTACGAGCGCGCCCGGGTCGCGATCGCCACGCGACCGCAGGTGAGCGTCGGCCTGGCGGCGGCGATCGCCGAGGTGGGCGGGCCAGAGGCCTGCGTCGCGCTGCTCGACAACCCCGGTGCGAGCGTCACGATGACAGCGCTGCGGCGCATGGTCGACCGCCACCGGCACGACGCCACGGTACGAAACGCGCTGCTGGAGCGGTCCGAGCTTCCGGTGACGCTGCGCCAGAAACTGATCGACGGGCTGTCGGACGCGCTCGGCGAGCTTGTCGCCTTCCACGACTGGATGCCGCCGGAGCGGGCCAAGAAGGTGATGGCGGACGCGCGCGACCGCGCCGTCATCGACCTTGCGATGACCTGCGAAGGCGCGCGCCTGCGCTCGCTGGTGGACATGCTCGTCTCCGAGCGGCGCATGACGCCGGCCCTGATGATCCGCGCCCTGTGCCTGGGCAATGTCCAGTTCGTCGAGGAGGCGCTGTCCATCCTGTCGGGAACGCCGGTCAAGCGGGTGCTGGCGTTGCTCGACGACCACAGCGGACGCGGGCTGGCCGCGCTCTATCGGCGCGCCAAGCTGCCCGCGGCCTCGCTACCGGCGCTGCGCGCCGTCGTCGCCGTGCTGCGCGAGGATGCGCCGGACGGAAGCCTGCGCGGGCAGGTGCGCATGGGCCAGCGCATGCTCGAACGGGCGCTGACCCTGCATCAGTCGTTCACGAAAGGCGAGGTCGACGAGTTCTTCGCGCTGATCGGGCGGCTCGCCGCGGAAGCCGCGCGCGAGGAGGCCCGCAGCGAGGCCGGCGGCTATTTCCGGGCTGCCTGA
- a CDS encoding MaoC family dehydratase yields the protein MGGLWYEEFDPGRVFQHAIRRTVTESDNVLFSCLTHNPQPLHIDFDFAEKHSEFGKPLVNSLFTLGLMIGISVNDTTLGTTIANLGMTDVRFPKPVFHGDTIRVETEVISRRESKSRPDAGIVEFEHRAYNQHGDQVGICRRQAFMRKKPAE from the coding sequence ATGGGTGGACTTTGGTACGAGGAATTCGACCCCGGGCGGGTCTTCCAGCACGCCATCCGGCGCACCGTGACGGAGAGCGACAACGTCTTGTTCTCCTGCCTCACCCACAATCCCCAGCCGCTGCACATCGACTTCGATTTCGCCGAGAAGCACAGCGAGTTCGGCAAGCCGCTGGTCAACAGCCTGTTCACGCTCGGCCTGATGATCGGCATCTCGGTCAACGACACCACGCTGGGCACCACCATCGCCAATCTGGGCATGACCGACGTGCGCTTCCCCAAGCCGGTCTTCCACGGCGACACGATCCGGGTCGAGACCGAGGTGATCTCGCGGCGTGAATCGAAATCCCGCCCGGACGCCGGCATCGTCGAGTTCGAGCATCGCGCCTATAATCAGCACGGCGACCAGGTCGGCATCTGCCGCCGTCAGGCGTTCATGCGCAAGAAACCCGCGGAGTAG
- a CDS encoding ribonuclease Z: protein MSSRFHPVLVNEPFSDPGLYVELMFEKRAILFDLGDLGALSPRKLLRVSDVFVSHMHMDHFCGFERLLRVVLGRKSALRLYGPPGFVDAVGHKLAAYTWNLVDNYDTDLTLSITEIANGGDRRTVDFRCRARFRPENERFDVAPDGRLLAESGFSVRAAVLDHGIPCLAFALEERAHVNVWKNRIEDRGLRVGPWLRDLKEAILRDDPDDTPIRARWRADDGIVERTVPLGTLRGDAATVTAGARIVYVVDAAPNAANIARILDLATDATVLFIESAFLDADTDRARERHHLTARIAGDIAARAGAQRLVTFHYSPRYEGRGDELAAEAEAAFRKPRQGL, encoded by the coding sequence ATGTCCTCGCGGTTCCACCCGGTCCTCGTCAACGAGCCGTTCTCGGATCCCGGCCTCTATGTCGAGCTCATGTTCGAGAAGCGGGCGATCCTGTTCGACCTCGGCGATCTGGGCGCACTTTCGCCGCGAAAACTGCTGCGGGTGAGCGACGTTTTCGTCTCCCACATGCACATGGACCATTTCTGCGGCTTCGAGCGGCTGCTGCGCGTCGTCCTGGGCCGCAAGAGCGCGCTCAGGCTCTACGGGCCGCCGGGCTTCGTCGATGCCGTCGGCCACAAGCTCGCCGCCTATACCTGGAACCTGGTCGACAACTACGACACCGACCTGACGCTGAGCATCACCGAAATCGCCAACGGCGGCGACCGCCGCACCGTCGACTTCCGCTGTCGTGCCCGCTTCCGCCCCGAGAACGAGCGCTTCGATGTCGCCCCCGACGGCCGGCTTCTCGCCGAATCCGGCTTCTCCGTCCGCGCCGCCGTCCTCGACCACGGCATCCCCTGCCTCGCCTTCGCGCTGGAGGAACGCGCCCACGTCAACGTCTGGAAGAACCGCATCGAGGATCGCGGCCTGCGGGTCGGTCCCTGGCTGCGCGACCTCAAGGAGGCGATCCTGCGCGACGATCCCGACGACACCCCGATCCGCGCCCGCTGGCGGGCCGACGACGGCATCGTCGAGCGAACCGTTCCCCTTGGCACGCTGCGGGGCGACGCAGCGACCGTCACCGCCGGCGCCAGGATCGTCTATGTGGTCGACGCCGCCCCGAACGCGGCCAACATAGCCCGCATCCTAGATCTCGCAACGGACGCAACGGTGCTGTTCATCGAATCGGCCTTCCTCGACGCCGACACCGACCGCGCCCGCGAGCGCCACCATCTCACCGCCCGGATCGCCGGCGACATCGCCGCGCGCGCCGGCGCGCAGCGCCTCGTCACCTTCCACTATTCGCCGCGTTACGAGGGCCGCGGCGACGAACTCGCGGCCGAGGCGGAGGCCGCCTTTCGCAAGCCCCGCCAGGGCCTATGA
- a CDS encoding polysaccharide biosynthesis protein, whose translation MTPKRLAAFTHDLVMTAAAIVIGYYLRFGTGAFIFRLDDMAILFATVLPFAGVAYWAFGLYAGIWRFASIPDLINIIKAVTTVTVFLVVLDFASRGDIVVPRTIVFSTWFILCALLGGPRMLYRIYRDQRLLKRGHRRGHGAIPVLIAGSGNEAEIIIRSLETNGSELITPVGMISSKQAHIGQRIRNVPVLGHSEDLERVVQRLSQRGQAPRRLILTNEALTKEKDIESLISSARKLGLSVERLLRPAMEGADGDGRIRLTPINIEDLLGRSTRELDYTMIRKLVAGRRILVTGGGGTIGSELCRQIASMSCKRLMIVENAEFALYDITKDLKRDFPGVPVDGRLCDVRDRHKITTLIETFAPDIIFHAAALKHVPIVERHIAEGIRTNTVGTVNVADAARKIGVKAMVMISTDKAVQPTSVMGATKRAAESYCEALDALAYAASNRVNGNGNRETRFMSVRFGNVLGSSGSVVPLFREQLEQGGPITVTHPDMKRYFMTIKEAVSLVLMASALGLNSRERISIFVLDMGQPVKIIDLAEQMIRLAGYEPHQDIAIEFTGVREGEKLHEELFDASEPLHPTSLDGIMAAEPRALVPEALIEEIRRLQAATKDGDDETMLSRLSAVVPEFTRHRLN comes from the coding sequence TTGACGCCGAAGAGGCTCGCCGCCTTCACCCATGACCTGGTGATGACCGCTGCGGCTATCGTCATCGGCTATTATCTGCGCTTCGGCACGGGCGCGTTCATCTTCCGTCTCGACGACATGGCCATCCTGTTCGCGACGGTTCTTCCCTTCGCGGGCGTGGCCTACTGGGCGTTCGGCCTCTATGCCGGGATCTGGCGATTCGCCTCGATTCCCGACCTCATAAACATCATCAAGGCGGTAACCACCGTCACCGTGTTCCTGGTGGTGCTCGATTTCGCCTCGCGCGGCGACATCGTCGTGCCGCGAACCATCGTGTTCTCGACCTGGTTCATCCTGTGCGCCCTTCTCGGCGGCCCGCGGATGCTCTACCGCATCTATCGCGACCAGCGGCTGCTGAAGCGCGGCCATCGCCGGGGCCACGGCGCGATTCCCGTGCTGATCGCCGGGTCTGGCAACGAAGCCGAGATCATCATCCGCTCGCTGGAGACCAACGGCTCGGAGCTGATCACGCCGGTCGGCATGATCTCCTCGAAACAGGCCCATATCGGCCAGCGCATCCGCAACGTGCCGGTGCTCGGCCATTCCGAGGACCTCGAGCGCGTCGTCCAGCGCCTCTCCCAGCGCGGACAGGCGCCGCGCCGGCTGATCCTTACCAACGAGGCGCTGACCAAGGAAAAGGACATCGAGTCGCTGATTTCCTCGGCGCGCAAGCTCGGCCTCAGCGTCGAGCGGCTGCTGCGGCCGGCCATGGAGGGCGCCGACGGCGACGGCCGCATCCGCCTCACCCCGATCAACATCGAGGACCTGCTGGGCCGCTCCACCCGCGAACTCGACTACACGATGATCCGCAAGCTGGTCGCCGGCCGGCGCATCCTGGTGACCGGCGGCGGCGGAACGATCGGCAGCGAGCTGTGCCGGCAGATCGCGTCGATGAGCTGCAAGCGGCTGATGATCGTTGAGAACGCCGAGTTCGCCCTCTACGACATCACCAAGGACCTGAAGCGCGATTTCCCCGGCGTCCCCGTCGATGGACGGCTGTGCGACGTGCGTGACCGCCACAAGATCACGACGCTGATCGAGACGTTCGCGCCGGATATCATCTTCCACGCCGCCGCCCTCAAGCATGTGCCGATCGTCGAAAGACACATCGCCGAAGGCATCCGCACCAATACGGTCGGGACGGTGAACGTCGCCGACGCGGCGCGCAAGATCGGCGTCAAGGCGATGGTGATGATCTCGACCGACAAGGCCGTGCAGCCGACCTCGGTGATGGGCGCCACCAAGCGCGCCGCCGAAAGCTATTGCGAGGCGCTCGACGCGCTGGCCTACGCCGCCAGCAACCGCGTCAACGGCAACGGCAACCGCGAGACCCGCTTCATGTCGGTGCGCTTCGGCAACGTCCTGGGATCGAGCGGTTCCGTCGTGCCGCTGTTCCGGGAGCAACTGGAACAGGGCGGCCCGATCACCGTCACCCATCCGGACATGAAGCGCTACTTCATGACCATCAAGGAAGCGGTCAGCCTCGTGCTGATGGCCTCCGCGCTGGGGCTCAACAGCCGCGAGCGCATCTCGATCTTCGTCCTCGACATGGGCCAACCGGTCAAGATCATCGATCTGGCCGAGCAGATGATCCGGCTTGCCGGCTACGAGCCGCACCAGGACATCGCCATCGAGTTCACCGGCGTGCGCGAGGGGGAGAAGCTTCACGAGGAACTGTTCGACGCCAGCGAGCCCCTGCACCCGACCTCGCTGGACGGGATCATGGCCGCCGAGCCGCGCGCGCTCGTCCCCGAGGCGCTGATCGAGGAGATCAGGCGCCTCCAGGCCGCGACCAAGGACGGCGACGACGAGACCATGCTGTCGCGGCTGTCCGCCGTCGTCCCGGAATTCACCCGGCACCGGCTGAACTGA
- a CDS encoding NAD kinase, whose product MAAPAQPSRNNFHSIAFLASPIDEAEDARDRLSTRYGGVEPDDADAIVALGGDGFMLQTLHRFMNSGKPIYGMNRGSVGFLMNEYSEDDLIERLREAETAVIRPLSMRATDSDGREHTALAINEVSLLRQTYQAAKLRILIDGKVRLGELICDGILVATPAGSTAYNLSAHGPIIPINSPLLALTPISPFRPRRWRGALLPSEARIDIEILEADKRPTNAVADHTEIRSVVHVHVEEAKGASALMLFDPGHNLDERILAEQFGY is encoded by the coding sequence ATGGCCGCGCCAGCACAGCCCTCACGCAACAATTTCCACTCGATCGCGTTTCTGGCGAGCCCGATCGACGAAGCCGAGGACGCGCGCGACCGGCTGAGCACCCGCTACGGCGGCGTCGAACCGGACGACGCCGACGCCATCGTCGCGCTCGGCGGCGACGGCTTCATGCTGCAGACCCTGCACCGGTTCATGAACTCGGGAAAGCCGATCTACGGCATGAACCGCGGCTCGGTCGGTTTTCTGATGAACGAATATTCCGAGGACGACCTCATCGAGCGTCTCCGGGAAGCCGAGACCGCCGTGATCCGCCCGCTTTCGATGCGGGCGACCGACAGCGACGGCCGCGAGCACACCGCGCTCGCGATCAACGAGGTCTCGCTTTTGCGCCAGACCTATCAGGCCGCCAAGCTGCGCATCCTGATCGACGGCAAGGTGCGCCTCGGCGAGCTGATCTGCGACGGCATTCTGGTCGCCACCCCGGCCGGATCGACGGCCTACAACCTGTCCGCCCACGGCCCGATCATTCCGATCAACTCGCCGCTGCTTGCTCTCACCCCGATCAGCCCGTTCCGCCCGCGTCGCTGGCGCGGCGCGCTGCTGCCGAGCGAAGCCCGGATCGACATCGAGATCCTGGAAGCGGATAAACGGCCGACCAACGCCGTCGCCGACCACACCGAGATCCGCTCGGTCGTCCACGTCCATGTCGAGGAAGCCAAGGGCGCCTCGGCGCTGATGCTGTTCGATCCGGGCCACAATCTCGACGAACGCATCCTGGCCGAGCAGTTCGGCTACTAG